In Arthrobacter citreus, a genomic segment contains:
- a CDS encoding aspartate aminotransferase family protein: protein MTSTIDGGAPPLLDAEGARRAYELDRKHVFHSWSAQDLLDPMVISAAQGSYVWDGDGKKYLDFSSQLVNTNIGHQHPAVVSAIAEQAAKLCTIAPSYVNDARSEAARLISERTPGDLNKIFFTNGGADANEHAVRMARLHTGRQKVLSAYRSYHGGTQLAVNLTGDPRRWASDTASTGTVHFFPPYLYRTAFHSTTEEEESSRALEHLEQLIAYEGPDTIAAIILESIPGTAGIYLPPPGYLQGVRELCNRYGIIFIADEVMSGFGRTGKWFAVDHFDVVPDLLTFAKGVNSGYVPMGGVAISPEIAATFGKRVYPGGLTYSGHPLAAAAAVATINAMEDEGMVEHAAELGRSVIGPALAGFAERHVSVGEVRGTGVFWAIELVKDRETREPLAPYGSSSGEMNQLLAACKQRGLLPFGNFNRIHVVPPCNTSAADTEAGLGILDEVLEIADGLVREQQPA, encoded by the coding sequence CCGCGCCTATGAGCTGGACCGCAAGCATGTCTTCCACTCCTGGTCCGCCCAGGACCTCCTGGATCCCATGGTCATCTCGGCCGCCCAGGGTTCATACGTGTGGGACGGCGACGGGAAGAAGTACCTGGACTTCTCGTCCCAGCTCGTCAACACCAACATCGGCCACCAGCACCCCGCCGTTGTCTCGGCCATCGCCGAGCAGGCCGCCAAGCTGTGCACCATAGCTCCGAGCTACGTCAATGACGCACGCTCCGAAGCCGCCCGGCTCATCAGCGAACGGACCCCGGGGGACCTGAACAAGATCTTCTTCACCAACGGCGGAGCCGACGCCAACGAACACGCTGTCCGCATGGCCCGGCTGCACACGGGCCGGCAGAAAGTCCTGTCCGCGTACCGTTCCTACCACGGCGGCACCCAGCTGGCCGTGAACCTCACCGGGGATCCCCGCCGGTGGGCGAGTGACACCGCCAGCACCGGCACCGTGCACTTTTTTCCGCCGTACCTGTACCGCACGGCCTTCCACTCGACCACCGAGGAAGAAGAAAGCAGCCGCGCACTGGAACACCTCGAACAGCTGATCGCCTATGAGGGTCCGGACACCATTGCCGCCATCATCCTGGAGTCCATCCCCGGCACCGCCGGCATCTACCTGCCGCCGCCGGGCTACCTCCAGGGCGTCCGCGAGCTGTGCAACCGCTACGGAATCATCTTCATTGCGGACGAGGTCATGTCCGGTTTCGGCCGCACCGGCAAGTGGTTCGCCGTCGACCACTTTGATGTGGTGCCGGACCTGCTCACCTTCGCCAAGGGAGTCAACTCCGGGTACGTTCCCATGGGCGGTGTGGCCATCAGTCCTGAGATCGCCGCAACCTTCGGCAAGCGCGTGTACCCCGGCGGGCTGACGTATTCCGGCCATCCGCTGGCCGCAGCCGCCGCCGTCGCAACCATCAACGCCATGGAGGACGAGGGCATGGTGGAGCACGCCGCTGAGCTGGGCCGCTCGGTCATCGGCCCGGCCCTGGCCGGTTTCGCCGAGCGCCATGTATCGGTGGGTGAGGTCCGGGGGACCGGCGTGTTCTGGGCCATCGAACTGGTGAAGGACCGGGAGACGAGGGAACCGCTGGCACCGTACGGCAGCTCCAGCGGAGAGATGAACCAGCTGCTGGCGGCCTGCAAACAGCGCGGACTGCTGCCGTTCGGGAACTTCAACCGCATTCATGTTGTCCCGCCGTGCAACACCAGCGCCGCCGACACCGAAGCCGGGCTCGGCATCCTGGACGAGGTGCTGGAAATCGCCGACGGCCTGGTCAGGGAGCAGCAGCCGGCGTAG
- a CDS encoding L-ribulose-5-phosphate 4-epimerase translates to MTSDVVGTIDKLRRQVSDLHAELTRNELVAWTAGNVSARVPGQDLMVIKPSGVSYDDLTPENMVLTDLFGTAVDGGGSPSSDTDAHAYVYRHMPDVHGVVHTHSTYATAWAARGEAIPCVLTMMADEFGGEIPVGPFALIGDDSIGRGIVEVLSGHRSTAVLMKNHGVFTIGKDARSAVKSAVLCEEVARTVHISRQLGDPLPIAQKDIDSLYERYQNVYGQK, encoded by the coding sequence ATGACCTCCGACGTCGTCGGCACCATCGACAAACTCCGCCGGCAGGTCAGCGACCTGCATGCAGAGCTCACCCGCAACGAACTGGTGGCCTGGACCGCCGGCAACGTGTCAGCCCGCGTCCCGGGCCAGGACCTGATGGTCATCAAGCCCTCCGGCGTCTCCTATGACGACCTCACTCCGGAAAACATGGTCCTCACCGACCTCTTTGGCACCGCGGTGGACGGCGGCGGGTCGCCGTCGTCCGATACTGACGCCCACGCCTACGTGTACCGGCACATGCCCGACGTGCACGGCGTCGTGCACACCCACTCCACCTATGCCACCGCATGGGCAGCCCGCGGAGAAGCCATCCCGTGCGTGCTGACCATGATGGCGGACGAGTTTGGCGGGGAAATACCGGTGGGCCCGTTTGCCCTCATTGGAGACGACTCCATTGGCCGCGGCATCGTCGAGGTGCTGTCCGGGCACCGCTCCACCGCGGTCCTCATGAAGAACCACGGCGTGTTCACCATCGGCAAGGACGCACGCTCCGCGGTGAAATCCGCTGTCCTGTGCGAGGAAGTTGCGCGCACCGTCCACATCAGCCGCCAGCTTGGCGATCCGCTGCCCATAGCGCAGAAGGACATCGACAGCCTGTACGAGCGCTATCAGAACGTGTACGGCCAAAAGTAG
- a CDS encoding FAD-binding protein, whose translation MLEEYNWAGNLRYSGTEIAQPSSVEELAELVSSSPAVRAVGTRHSFNDIADSAGVMVNLEKLQGDPVLDEQGRTVTVTAGTRYGDLAAFLVQHGYALHNLASLPHISVAGAVATGTHGSGNRNGNLATAVAALELVTADGTMLRVDRSSPDFRGMVVSLGALGILTRITLDVEPAFEVRQDVFTDVPWASVEQNFDAVTSAAYSVSIFSSLAGPAASQVWLKSRTDTEMPYAGSADFFGGKAASEPKHPLPGMSAVNCSEQMGVAGSWSDRLAHFRLAFTPSNGDELQTEYLVERGSAVEALGILRGMSAEIAPLLQVCEIRTMARDDLWLSSSYEQETVGFHFTWKPLQADVEALLAKMEAALAPLKPRPHWGKLFTLEQAELQGLYPRFADFQDLAGRMDPERKFVNAFLARKVLG comes from the coding sequence GTGCTCGAGGAATACAACTGGGCCGGCAACCTGCGCTACTCCGGAACGGAAATAGCCCAGCCCTCCAGCGTGGAGGAGCTTGCGGAGCTGGTGTCGTCGTCGCCGGCCGTCCGCGCGGTGGGCACGCGCCATTCCTTTAATGACATCGCCGATTCCGCCGGCGTCATGGTGAACCTGGAGAAGCTGCAGGGCGATCCGGTCCTGGACGAGCAGGGCCGGACGGTGACTGTCACGGCGGGCACCCGCTATGGGGATTTGGCCGCGTTCCTGGTGCAGCACGGGTATGCGCTGCATAACCTGGCGTCGCTGCCTCACATCTCCGTGGCGGGTGCTGTTGCCACCGGAACCCACGGCTCCGGAAACCGCAACGGCAACCTGGCGACCGCCGTTGCGGCGCTGGAACTGGTGACCGCGGACGGAACCATGCTTCGGGTGGACCGGTCCTCCCCCGATTTCCGCGGAATGGTGGTTTCCCTCGGGGCGCTGGGGATCCTGACCCGGATTACCCTGGACGTGGAACCGGCGTTCGAGGTGCGCCAGGATGTGTTCACCGACGTCCCGTGGGCTTCCGTGGAGCAGAATTTCGATGCGGTCACGTCCGCGGCCTACAGCGTCAGCATCTTCAGTTCGCTGGCCGGACCGGCGGCGTCACAGGTGTGGCTCAAGAGCCGCACCGACACGGAAATGCCTTATGCCGGAAGCGCCGATTTCTTCGGCGGAAAGGCTGCATCGGAGCCCAAACACCCACTGCCGGGCATGAGCGCAGTGAACTGCTCCGAACAGATGGGCGTTGCGGGGTCCTGGTCCGACCGGCTCGCGCATTTCCGGCTGGCGTTCACCCCGAGCAACGGCGATGAGCTCCAAACCGAGTACCTCGTGGAGCGCGGCTCCGCCGTCGAAGCCCTGGGGATCCTGCGCGGCATGTCGGCGGAGATCGCGCCACTGCTCCAGGTCTGTGAGATCCGGACGATGGCACGTGATGATCTGTGGCTGAGCAGCAGTTATGAGCAGGAGACGGTCGGTTTCCACTTCACGTGGAAGCCGCTGCAGGCCGACGTCGAGGCGCTGCTCGCGAAGATGGAAGCGGCACTGGCACCGCTGAAGCCCCGCCCGCACTGGGGAAAGCTGTTCACGCTGGAGCAGGCGGAGCTGCAGGGACTGTATCCCCGCTTTGCGGACTTCCAGGATCTGGCCGGCCGGATGGATCCGGAACGCAAGTTCGTCAACGCCTTCCTGGCGCGGAAGGTTCTTGGCTAG
- a CDS encoding aldose-1-epimerase, which translates to MNHPLTNPNGQIIALEGGQYSAGIATVGAGIQSLRLNGRDLVLPFDPDLVPHAYAGKTLVPWPNRIGSGTYVFEGREYSVPVNEASTGTALHGLVVWADWQVASRSESSVVLEHTLHGQPGYPHQLLLSAEFSLSADAGLTVEIRAVNAGRTAAPYGVSSHPYLTVGQLPVDRCEVGFTAARVLMTNERLLPVELKDTAGTRFDFAQPRLLGSMSLDHAFTGLPGDGWQVSLSNPETGESTVLSSPAGPAGSTWLQVYSGEELGRLGMAVEPMSCPPDAFNTGTDLVVLKPGDEHCFSYSISAG; encoded by the coding sequence ATGAACCATCCCCTGACTAACCCCAACGGGCAGATCATCGCCCTCGAGGGGGGGCAGTACAGTGCCGGCATAGCGACGGTCGGGGCCGGAATCCAAAGCCTGCGGTTGAACGGACGGGACCTCGTCCTGCCCTTTGATCCGGATCTCGTGCCCCACGCGTACGCGGGCAAGACGCTGGTTCCCTGGCCCAATCGGATTGGCTCCGGCACCTACGTTTTCGAGGGACGGGAGTATTCCGTTCCCGTGAACGAAGCTTCCACGGGAACCGCGCTTCACGGCCTGGTGGTCTGGGCTGACTGGCAGGTTGCTTCCCGGTCGGAAAGCTCCGTTGTCCTGGAACACACGCTGCATGGGCAGCCCGGATACCCGCACCAGCTGCTGCTGTCCGCCGAGTTCAGCCTGAGTGCCGATGCCGGTCTCACCGTGGAGATCCGGGCCGTCAATGCCGGACGCACGGCAGCACCCTACGGGGTTTCCTCACATCCCTACCTCACCGTCGGGCAGCTGCCCGTGGATCGCTGCGAGGTGGGCTTTACCGCTGCCCGCGTGCTCATGACCAATGAGCGCCTGCTGCCGGTGGAATTGAAGGACACCGCCGGAACCCGTTTCGATTTTGCCCAGCCCCGGCTGCTGGGGTCCATGAGCCTGGATCACGCTTTCACCGGGCTTCCCGGCGACGGATGGCAGGTCAGCCTCAGCAATCCTGAGACCGGAGAATCCACAGTGCTGTCCAGCCCGGCCGGTCCGGCGGGATCGACGTGGCTGCAGGTCTACTCGGGGGAAGAGCTGGGACGTCTTGGCATGGCCGTGGAACCCATGTCCTGTCCGCCGGACGCCTTTAACACCGGCACTGACCTCGTGGTGCTGAAACCAGGCGACGAACACTGCTTCTCCTACTCCATCAGCGCCGGATAA
- a CDS encoding LacI family DNA-binding transcriptional regulator: MPSLQRRLSGAPPTMEDVARMAGVSHQTVSRVLNDHPNVSAGTKEKVSAAISELGYRRNAAARSLVTRSSKVIGVIITELEQYGPASTLLGLQEAAFRNGYFVSVAGLRELTRDAVLESVNHLLNQAPDGIVVVAPVQAGVDLFRDLELKIPLEIVAGGLAPEGSQEQAARMAVGHLADLGHRSIAHLAGPEQWMDAQRRASGWRGELLARGLVAAPPMTGDWGAESGYRNGLEFDAAAHSAVFVANDQMALGFMRALHERGISVPGDISVVGFDDQPEAAYFLPPLTTVRQDFRGMGRFCIDHLLLEVSGGTSRNASGSGTAAGSGAAEPGPAAAPDPRGAESTPESGLIVRSSTAPPAK; encoded by the coding sequence ATGCCATCGTTACAGCGCAGGCTCTCCGGCGCGCCGCCCACCATGGAAGACGTGGCCCGGATGGCCGGGGTTTCCCACCAAACGGTGTCACGGGTACTCAATGACCATCCCAACGTCAGCGCCGGCACCAAGGAGAAGGTTTCCGCTGCCATCAGCGAACTCGGGTACCGGCGGAACGCTGCGGCGCGGTCGCTGGTGACGCGTTCGTCCAAAGTCATCGGGGTGATCATCACGGAGCTTGAGCAGTACGGTCCGGCGAGCACCCTGCTGGGCCTGCAGGAAGCGGCGTTCCGCAACGGATATTTTGTCAGTGTTGCCGGCCTGCGCGAACTGACCCGAGACGCCGTCCTGGAATCAGTGAACCATCTGCTGAACCAGGCGCCGGACGGGATTGTGGTGGTGGCACCCGTCCAGGCCGGCGTTGATCTTTTCCGTGACCTGGAACTGAAGATTCCTCTGGAAATAGTCGCCGGCGGTCTCGCTCCGGAGGGCAGCCAGGAACAGGCGGCACGGATGGCGGTGGGGCACCTCGCGGATCTGGGCCACCGCAGCATTGCCCATTTGGCCGGTCCCGAGCAGTGGATGGATGCGCAGCGGCGGGCATCGGGCTGGCGCGGGGAGCTCCTGGCGCGCGGACTGGTGGCTGCACCGCCCATGACCGGTGACTGGGGAGCGGAGTCCGGTTACCGAAACGGGCTGGAGTTCGACGCCGCCGCCCACAGTGCCGTGTTTGTGGCGAACGACCAGATGGCGCTGGGGTTCATGCGTGCGCTGCATGAACGGGGCATCAGTGTCCCCGGCGATATCAGTGTGGTCGGCTTTGACGACCAGCCCGAAGCCGCATACTTCCTGCCTCCGCTGACGACGGTTCGCCAGGATTTCCGGGGCATGGGCCGGTTCTGCATCGACCACCTTCTGCTGGAGGTCAGCGGCGGCACCAGCCGGAACGCAAGCGGATCCGGCACGGCGGCCGGTTCCGGCGCCGCGGAGCCGGGGCCGGCCGCAGCGCCGGATCCCCGCGGCGCGGAAAGCACGCCGGAGTCCGGACTCATTGTGCGCAGCAGCACCGCTCCCCCGGCGAAGTAA
- the araA gene encoding L-arabinose isomerase: MTISTAPVREIWFLTGSQGLYGEETLAQVRDQAGDIARQLDEAEAIPYRIVFKPVLKDSDAIMETILAANSSEACIGLIAWMHTFSPAKMWIRGLTKLQRPLLHLHTQHNVELPWADIDMDFMNLNQAAHGDREFAYISSRLGVSRKTVVGHVSSPRVQAKIDSWARAAAGWHEIRSLKLARFGDNMRNVAVTEGDKTEAEVKFGVSVNTWSVNELAAAVDAVSEEAVDALVAEYEELYDVVPELRRDGGRHKSLRYGARQELGLRSFLEEGGFGAFTTNFEDLGALQQLPGLAVQRLMADGYGFGAEGDWKTAVLVRIAKVMGEGLPGGASLMEDYTYNLVPGSEVILGAHMLEVCPSLTTSKPSLEIHPLGIGGKDDPVRLVFTADPGPAVVVSLADMRERFRLTANIVENVVPEQDLPNLPVARAVWKPAPDLETSAECWLSAGGAHHTVMSTALDRDVWEDFAQIAGVELALIDDTTTTKSFVNELKLNSAYYRLAQGF, translated from the coding sequence ATGACCATCAGCACTGCCCCCGTCCGCGAAATCTGGTTCCTCACCGGCAGCCAGGGCCTGTACGGCGAAGAAACCCTGGCCCAGGTCCGTGACCAGGCCGGCGACATCGCCCGCCAGCTCGACGAGGCTGAAGCCATCCCCTACCGGATTGTCTTCAAGCCCGTCCTGAAGGATTCGGACGCGATCATGGAAACCATCCTGGCCGCCAATTCCTCGGAGGCCTGCATTGGCCTGATCGCCTGGATGCACACGTTCTCGCCGGCCAAAATGTGGATCCGCGGCCTCACCAAGCTGCAGCGTCCGCTGCTGCACCTGCACACGCAGCACAACGTGGAGCTGCCGTGGGCGGACATTGACATGGACTTCATGAACCTGAACCAGGCCGCGCACGGCGACCGCGAGTTCGCCTACATCTCCTCCCGGCTCGGCGTCAGCCGCAAGACCGTGGTCGGGCACGTATCCAGCCCCCGGGTCCAGGCGAAGATCGATTCCTGGGCCCGCGCAGCGGCCGGCTGGCATGAAATCCGCAGCCTCAAGCTGGCCCGGTTCGGGGACAACATGCGCAACGTCGCCGTCACCGAGGGTGACAAGACCGAGGCTGAGGTGAAGTTCGGCGTCTCCGTGAACACCTGGTCCGTCAACGAACTGGCAGCCGCCGTGGACGCCGTCAGCGAAGAGGCCGTGGACGCCCTGGTGGCGGAGTATGAGGAACTGTACGACGTCGTTCCGGAGCTGCGGCGCGACGGCGGCCGGCACAAGTCCCTGCGCTACGGTGCACGGCAGGAGCTGGGCCTGCGCTCCTTCCTCGAGGAAGGCGGCTTCGGTGCCTTCACCACCAACTTCGAAGACCTGGGCGCCCTGCAGCAGCTGCCCGGCCTGGCCGTCCAGCGGCTCATGGCCGACGGCTACGGGTTCGGCGCGGAGGGCGACTGGAAGACCGCCGTCCTGGTCCGCATTGCCAAGGTCATGGGTGAAGGCCTGCCCGGCGGCGCGTCCCTGATGGAGGACTACACCTATAACCTGGTCCCCGGCAGCGAAGTGATCCTCGGCGCGCACATGCTGGAGGTATGCCCCTCGCTGACCACGTCCAAGCCGTCGCTGGAAATCCACCCGCTGGGCATTGGCGGCAAGGATGACCCGGTGCGCCTGGTGTTCACCGCGGACCCGGGTCCCGCCGTCGTCGTATCCCTGGCGGACATGCGCGAGAGGTTCCGGCTCACGGCCAATATCGTCGAAAACGTGGTTCCGGAGCAGGACCTTCCCAACCTGCCCGTGGCACGCGCGGTGTGGAAGCCCGCACCGGACCTGGAAACGTCAGCCGAATGCTGGCTCTCGGCCGGCGGAGCGCACCATACGGTGATGTCCACGGCGCTGGACCGGGATGTGTGGGAGGACTTTGCGCAGATCGCCGGTGTGGAGCTGGCCCTGATCGACGACACCACCACCACTAAGTCCTTTGTTAACGAGCTCAAGCTGAACTCCGCGTATTATCGGCTGGCACAGGGCTTCTAG
- the araB gene encoding ribulokinase codes for MSNTNPDEQYVIGVDYGTLSGRAVVVRVSDGTELGSAVHSYPHAVITDSVPGSDVRLPPDWALQVPQDYVDVLTNAVPAALASAGINPEAVIGLATDFTACTMVPVTGDGTPLNELPEFSERPHAYVKLWRHHAAQGQAVRISTLAAERGEAWLGRYGGLISSEWEFAKALQILEEDPEIYAAMDHWVEAADWIVWQLTDTYVRNACTAGYKGIYQDGAYPSEDYLAALNPKFAGFVSDKLEHTIGQLGSAAGTLSARAAEWTGLPAGIAVAVGNVDAHVTAPAANAVQPGQMVAIMGTSTCHVMNAEEIHEVPGMCGAVQGGIVEGLWGYEAGQSGVGDIFGWFVNNCVPPRYVDAAADAGTGVHEYLTALASEQAIGEHGLVALDWHSGNRSVLVDHELSGVFVGQTLATRPEDMYRALLEATAFGTRTIIEAFNASGVPVTEFVVAGGLLKNPLLMQIYSDVINLPLSVIDSDQGPALGSAIHAAVAAGAYPDVRTAAAAMGRVKRGVYQPIAENVQAYNALYEEYRTLHDYFGRGANDVMHRLKKIQRDAAARTPSGAAKATSEEETAAKELAL; via the coding sequence ATGAGCAACACCAATCCGGACGAGCAGTACGTTATCGGGGTGGACTACGGCACCCTCTCCGGACGGGCGGTGGTGGTGCGGGTGTCCGACGGTACGGAACTGGGCTCTGCCGTCCACTCGTACCCGCACGCCGTCATTACGGACAGCGTTCCGGGCAGCGACGTCCGGCTGCCCCCGGACTGGGCGCTGCAGGTTCCGCAGGACTATGTGGACGTGCTCACCAACGCCGTTCCCGCAGCGCTGGCAAGCGCCGGAATCAATCCTGAGGCAGTCATTGGACTGGCCACCGACTTCACCGCCTGCACCATGGTCCCGGTAACCGGCGATGGAACCCCGCTCAACGAACTGCCGGAGTTTTCCGAACGGCCGCACGCCTACGTGAAGCTGTGGCGCCACCACGCCGCACAGGGCCAGGCCGTGCGAATCAGCACCCTGGCAGCGGAACGGGGTGAAGCATGGCTGGGACGTTACGGCGGACTTATTTCCTCGGAATGGGAATTCGCCAAGGCCCTCCAGATCCTGGAGGAAGATCCGGAAATTTACGCGGCCATGGATCACTGGGTTGAAGCAGCCGACTGGATTGTCTGGCAGCTCACCGACACCTACGTCCGCAACGCCTGCACCGCAGGATACAAGGGCATCTACCAGGACGGCGCCTACCCCTCCGAGGACTACCTCGCGGCCCTGAACCCCAAGTTCGCCGGATTCGTGTCGGACAAGCTTGAACACACCATCGGCCAGCTGGGCTCGGCGGCCGGCACACTGTCGGCGCGCGCCGCGGAATGGACCGGCCTTCCCGCAGGCATCGCCGTCGCCGTCGGCAACGTGGACGCCCACGTGACCGCACCGGCGGCAAACGCCGTGCAGCCCGGCCAGATGGTGGCCATCATGGGAACCTCCACGTGCCACGTCATGAACGCTGAGGAGATCCACGAGGTTCCGGGCATGTGCGGTGCCGTGCAGGGCGGCATCGTGGAGGGGCTCTGGGGCTATGAAGCGGGCCAGAGCGGTGTGGGCGACATCTTCGGCTGGTTCGTCAACAACTGCGTGCCGCCGCGCTACGTCGACGCAGCGGCCGACGCCGGCACCGGCGTCCACGAATACCTCACGGCTCTTGCCTCCGAGCAGGCCATCGGCGAGCACGGTCTCGTGGCCCTGGACTGGCACAGCGGCAACCGATCAGTGCTCGTGGACCATGAGCTGTCCGGCGTCTTTGTGGGACAGACCCTGGCCACCCGCCCCGAGGATATGTACCGGGCACTGCTGGAAGCCACCGCCTTCGGCACGCGGACCATCATTGAGGCCTTCAACGCCAGTGGAGTTCCGGTCACGGAGTTCGTGGTGGCCGGCGGGCTGCTCAAGAACCCGCTGCTGATGCAGATCTATTCCGATGTCATCAACCTTCCCCTCTCCGTCATCGACTCGGATCAGGGCCCGGCCCTCGGCTCCGCGATCCACGCGGCGGTGGCCGCCGGAGCGTATCCGGATGTCCGGACGGCCGCTGCGGCTATGGGCCGGGTTAAGCGCGGGGTTTATCAGCCCATCGCCGAGAACGTGCAGGCCTACAACGCCCTCTACGAGGAATACCGGACCCTGCACGACTACTTCGGGCGCGGGGCCAATGACGTGATGCACCGGCTAAAGAAGATCCAGCGCGATGCAGCGGCACGCACGCCCTCCGGCGCAGCGAAAGCCACATCCGAAGAAGAGACTGCAGCAAAGGAACTTGCACTGTGA